From Cetobacterium sp. ZOR0034, one genomic window encodes:
- a CDS encoding sugar phosphate isomerase/epimerase: protein MMKVGIRAHDMGNYNLENFSSLLKKITSLDGQCMQLALGKSFIDFKVSKENLNTDLAGFLKNNLTEEKVRLSVLGCYINMGNPDKEKRYADIEKFKYHLDFSKNFDNCLVGTETGCLTTDYTYTPLNDSEEAFNTFLDTLKEIVSYAEKTGTFVGIEGVKKDIICTPEKMDLALKAVPSKNLKVIFDPTNYLDITNFQNQKEIIEKAFELFSDKIEIIHLKDFLVEDNRLKVVPIGHGNFDIKTLLACIKKYNVDADILLENSTPETAKECIKFINESNI from the coding sequence ATGATGAAAGTGGGAATTAGAGCTCACGATATGGGAAACTACAATTTAGAGAATTTCTCATCGCTTTTAAAAAAAATAACATCACTTGATGGACAATGTATGCAACTAGCTTTGGGGAAATCTTTTATTGATTTTAAAGTTTCAAAAGAAAATCTTAATACTGATTTAGCTGGTTTTTTAAAAAATAATCTAACTGAAGAAAAAGTTAGACTTTCTGTTTTAGGCTGTTATATCAATATGGGAAATCCAGATAAGGAAAAAAGATATGCTGATATTGAAAAATTCAAATATCATCTTGATTTTTCGAAAAATTTTGATAACTGTCTTGTTGGAACTGAAACTGGTTGTCTAACAACTGACTATACTTACACACCTTTAAATGACTCTGAGGAAGCTTTCAATACATTCTTAGATACTTTAAAAGAGATTGTTAGTTATGCCGAAAAAACTGGAACATTTGTTGGTATTGAAGGAGTTAAAAAAGATATTATATGTACTCCTGAAAAAATGGATTTAGCTCTAAAGGCCGTTCCTTCTAAAAACCTAAAAGTTATATTTGATCCAACTAACTATTTAGATATTACAAATTTTCAAAACCAAAAAGAGATTATTGAGAAAGCTTTTGAGCTTTTCTCTGACAAAATAGAAATCATTCACCTGAAAGATTTCTTAGTAGAGGATAATCGTCTTAAAGTTGTTCCTATCGGTCATGGGAACTTCGATATTAAAACTCTTTTAGCTTGTATAAAGAAATATAATGTGGACGCTGATATTCTTCTTGAAAATTCAACTCCTGAAACAGCTAAAGAGTGTATTAAGTTTATAAACGAATCAAACATATAA
- the gltS gene encoding sodium/glutamate symporter, protein MFTHTFNMAETLAIAVCLLLIGRWIKNKIYFFEKFFIPAPVIGGVIFSIFSLIGYNSQLFVFNFDGSLKDLLMVAFFTTIGFLASLKMLKKGGVQVFTFLLVAVILVIIQNVVGVSLAKVFNLNPLIGIAAGSVPLTGGHGTSGAFGPVLEAAGATGAMSVSIASATFGLVAGCLIGGPVGKKLMLKHNLSSPKEEEFILSEDEVLNEDKLNLNEDLLFKAIVYIVLAMGIGGFVTPLAKNLGIVLPVYIGPMIIAAILRNITDAYKVEIPLSAINTVGNIALQLFLAMALMSMRLWELAALAVPLVAILLAQKIVMALYAYFVTFRMMGKDYDAAVMAVGHCGFGMGATPNAMANMESFTAANGPSPTAFFALPLVGSLFIDFVNASIITIFINMLS, encoded by the coding sequence ATGTTCACACACACATTTAACATGGCAGAAACTTTGGCTATAGCAGTTTGTTTATTATTAATTGGAAGATGGATTAAAAATAAAATTTATTTCTTTGAAAAATTTTTTATTCCCGCTCCTGTTATAGGTGGAGTTATTTTTTCAATTTTTTCTTTAATAGGATATAACTCTCAACTCTTTGTTTTTAATTTTGATGGATCTTTAAAAGATCTTTTAATGGTTGCATTTTTTACTACAATTGGATTTTTAGCTAGTTTAAAAATGTTAAAAAAAGGAGGAGTACAAGTCTTTACCTTTTTATTAGTTGCAGTTATTCTTGTAATCATTCAAAATGTAGTTGGTGTATCTCTGGCTAAAGTTTTTAACTTAAATCCACTTATTGGTATTGCTGCTGGATCTGTTCCACTTACTGGTGGGCACGGTACATCAGGCGCTTTCGGACCTGTTTTAGAAGCTGCTGGAGCTACTGGTGCTATGTCAGTTTCTATTGCCTCTGCTACATTTGGTCTAGTTGCTGGATGCCTTATCGGTGGCCCTGTTGGTAAAAAATTAATGCTTAAACATAATCTTTCTTCTCCAAAAGAAGAGGAATTTATTCTTTCTGAAGATGAAGTTTTAAATGAAGACAAACTTAATTTGAATGAAGATTTACTCTTTAAAGCTATTGTTTATATAGTTCTAGCTATGGGAATTGGTGGATTCGTAACTCCTTTAGCCAAAAATTTAGGAATTGTTCTTCCTGTGTATATAGGTCCTATGATTATTGCTGCGATCCTTCGTAATATCACTGATGCTTATAAAGTTGAGATTCCTTTAAGCGCTATTAATACTGTAGGAAATATCGCTCTTCAACTTTTCCTAGCAATGGCTCTTATGTCAATGAGATTGTGGGAATTAGCCGCTTTAGCTGTTCCTTTAGTAGCTATTCTTTTAGCTCAAAAAATAGTAATGGCTCTTTATGCATATTTTGTAACATTTAGAATGATGGGTAAAGACTATGATGCTGCGGTTATGGCTGTAGGTCATTGTGGTTTTGGAATGGGTGCAACACCTAATGCTATGGCCAATATGGAGTCTTTTACAGCTGCTAACGGTCCTTCTCCAACAGCTTTCTTTGCATTACCTCTTGTTGGATCTTTATTTATTGATTTTGTGAACGCTTCAATTATAACTATTTTTATTAATATGTTATCATAA
- a CDS encoding diphthine--ammonia ligase: MGIKVVVSFSGGKDSTLSLHKAISLGYEPIALMTTINKNNGESWFHDISIELLKQVSSSTSIPLLIVECEGNNYEETFENALKNMKTLGAEACIFGDIDIKHHREWGEQRCKNTELDAIFPLWQKNREELVKEFIDLGYKAIIKKINLKNLNTDFLGKTLTHDLIEEIKLTGSDVCGENGEYHTFVYDGPIFSKKILLKNTKKIINENTLFLELF, from the coding sequence ATGGGTATAAAAGTTGTAGTTTCTTTTAGCGGGGGTAAAGATAGTACACTGTCTTTACATAAAGCGATTTCACTTGGGTATGAACCCATCGCTCTCATGACAACAATAAATAAAAATAACGGTGAATCTTGGTTCCACGATATTTCAATAGAACTTTTGAAACAAGTTTCATCTTCTACAAGCATTCCTCTTTTGATTGTTGAATGTGAAGGTAATAACTATGAAGAAACATTTGAGAATGCATTAAAAAATATGAAAACATTGGGAGCTGAAGCTTGTATTTTTGGTGATATAGATATAAAACATCACAGAGAGTGGGGAGAACAAAGATGTAAAAATACTGAATTAGATGCTATTTTTCCTCTTTGGCAAAAAAATAGAGAAGAATTAGTTAAGGAATTTATAGATTTAGGTTATAAAGCTATTATCAAAAAAATAAATTTAAAAAATTTAAATACAGATTTTTTAGGAAAAACTCTTACACATGATCTTATTGAAGAAATTAAACTGACTGGTTCAGATGTTTGCGGAGAAAATGGTGAATATCACACTTTTGTTTACGATGGTCCAATCTTCTCCAAGAAAATTTTATTAAAAAATACAAAAAAAATTATAAATGAGAACACTCTATTTTTGGAGCTTTTTTAA
- a CDS encoding autotransporter domain-containing protein: protein MSKKIILLLASILSVGAFAHTIEFGFENEQYDSKYNTSDVFMPYVSGSITPEGSALKIDFKYLYQDQYGKERSTTPSFKTKRDRFELFASGYKYNNGNFTLTPKVGFRYEQWAIDDTSNSSQAKRYLNLRFYPDMTYKLSDSTNLYLSGFTGPAFAEVDKKSRLGETGSETYYGDWYQEVQLLGIRHRFSNKDSVWASIYNEYKYVEHSSEYMRWQLRVGYNMNLTDKLVVGPFGRFDLDYDVKDKSKTSSTYKNTKDSSETRIGTTFNYKVDSSLTVVGEIYWQTATVENYKKEPSPDKERMFYKLGLRKSF, encoded by the coding sequence ATGTCCAAAAAAATTATTTTATTATTAGCTAGTATTTTATCTGTTGGTGCTTTTGCACACACAATCGAGTTCGGTTTCGAAAATGAGCAGTATGATAGTAAGTATAATACTTCCGATGTATTTATGCCTTACGTTAGTGGTAGTATTACTCCAGAAGGATCAGCTTTGAAAATTGATTTCAAGTATCTGTATCAAGATCAATATGGAAAAGAAAGATCAACTACTCCTAGTTTTAAAACAAAAAGAGATAGATTTGAATTATTTGCAAGTGGGTATAAGTACAACAACGGAAACTTCACTCTAACTCCTAAAGTTGGATTTAGATATGAGCAGTGGGCTATTGATGACACTAGTAACTCTAGTCAAGCAAAAAGATATTTAAATCTAAGATTCTATCCTGATATGACATATAAATTGTCTGACTCTACAAATTTATATTTAAGTGGATTTACTGGTCCTGCTTTTGCTGAAGTAGACAAAAAATCAAGATTAGGAGAAACTGGTTCTGAAACTTATTATGGTGACTGGTATCAAGAAGTTCAATTATTAGGAATCAGACATAGATTCTCTAACAAAGACTCTGTATGGGCTTCTATTTATAATGAATATAAATATGTTGAACACTCTTCAGAATACATGCGTTGGCAACTTAGAGTTGGATACAACATGAATCTAACTGATAAATTAGTTGTTGGTCCTTTCGGAAGATTTGACTTAGACTACGATGTAAAAGATAAATCTAAAACAAGTTCAACTTATAAAAATACAAAAGACAGTAGTGAAACAAGAATCGGTACAACATTCAATTATAAAGTTGATTCTAGTTTAACTGTAGTTGGAGAAATTTATTGGCAAACTGCTACAGTTGAAAACTATAAAAAAGAACCATCTCCAGATAAAGAAAGAATGTTCTACAAACTTGGTTTAAGAAAATCATTCTAG